The Armatimonadota bacterium DNA segment GCGCCTCCCAGGGCGGAGGCGGGCACAAGCCGCCGGTGGTCGGGGCCCACCATCAGGCGCATCAGGTGAGGCACGATCAGGCCTACAAATCCGATGAGCCCGGCAGCAGACACCGCGGCAGCGGCCATCATCGCTCCGGCGGCCACGAGCAGCCGTCGGGTTCTGGGCACGTCCACGCCCATGGCGCGGGCCGCCTCGTCGCCCAGCAGCAGGGAGTTGAGATCTCGCCCGTACAACCAGGCGATCCCAAGCCCCACTGCGACCAGGGGAGCCGCCATCGCCAGGTGCGGCCAGCCGCGGCCCGAGAACCCGCCCATCAGCCAGAAGATGACGCGCTGAAGGCTCTCGCCGCCGGCCAGTTGGAGCCACGAGATGACCGCGGCCAGGAACGCGCTCACCGCTATTCCCGCCAGCAGCAGGTCTTCTACCGGCGCGTCACCTCCGCGCCGCGCCAGCGAGTACACCAGCGTTGTCGCACCCACCGCGCCGGCGAACGCCAGCATGGGGGTGGCCGCGACGCCCAGGACGCTCCCGGCCAATCCTGTCGTCAGCGCCAGGGTGGCACCGAAGGCAGCCCCGGCGGAAACGCCTATGATGTAAGGATCGGCCAGCGGATTACGCAGGAGCCCCTGGAAAACCGCGCCGGCCCCTGCCAGCGCCGCGCCGACGGTCACCGCCAGCAGCGCGCGGGGAAGCCGCAGATCCAGCACAATGGAGGCGGTGGCATCGGTCCATGTGGCCGCGAGCGGCACGCCAAGGCGCTCGAGCAACACGGCCACGACGGTCCGAAGTGGGATGCGCGCCGGGCCGGTGGCAATCGCCAGGCATACAACCGTTGCGAGCATGAGGCCCAGGGCAGGCTCCAGGGCCGGACGCGTCCTCGGCAGGGATCTGGGAAGGCGCGGCCGTGCTGTCATTGCGGCCACGCGGGCTGGTCGGCGGCCGAAAGGGAGCGCCCAGTGAGCGCCATGAAGACCGCCTCGAGTGTCGGCGCGCCGCCGCCGGTCCGCTCGTCCGCCGGAAGACGGGCCTTGAGCGCGCCGGGTCGGTCGAGCGCAACCAGGCACCCCCGGTCCAGGATGGCAACGGTTCCGCAGAGGCGGTCGGCTTCGTCCAGGTTGTGGGTCGCGATCAGGACCGTGCGCCCGCCGTCGCGGGCCAGGGCTGCCAGAAGCGCGCGGACCTCCGCGGCCGCCTGCGGGTCCATGCCAGCGGTCGGCTCATCCAGAATCAGCAACGCGGGGTCGTGCACCAACGCCCGCGCGAGCGCTAGGCGCTGGCGCATGCCGCTGCTGTACCGCTCCACCAGGTCGTCCGCGCGCTCGGTCAAGGCCACCATGCGGAGCAGTTCGTCCGCGCGGCCTGCAGCGACACGGGGCGGCAGGTCGTGTAGCGCTCCTGCATAGAGCAGGTTCTCGCGCCCGCTAAGACGCCAGTAGACCGACCGCTCGCCTCCCAGAACCGCGCCGATCCTGCGGCGTACCTCCTCGGGGTAGCGCCTCGTATCGCGCCCCAATACCGCGATGCGGCCGCGGGAAGGCGACAGCAAGGTGCTCACCAGGCGCAGCAGCGTGGTCTTCCCTGCGCCGTTGGGGCCGAGCAAACCAAAGATGCCCCCGGCAGCCACCGTGAGGCTGACGCCGTCCAGCGCGACAATGTCACGCCCGGGCTCCCCGCGCCCAGAGGGGAAGCGGCGCGTCACCCGTTCCATCACCACCGCGGGCATCAAGGGCATTCCGAAATCCTCATCACCACCGCCGGCATAAAGGGCGCCCCGGAATCCTCACCGCGAGCGGCCGGCCGCTCGCGGAAGGGGCAACCTCGGGAGCGCGCCTTCGGATTCCAGCAGGCGCCGCTTCAGGCCCACGCCTCCTGTCAGCGAGTACCCTCCCAGGCCTCCGTCGCTGCGCACCACGCGATGGCACGGGATGAGCAGCGGCACCGGGTTGCGGGCACAGGCGGTGCCCACGGCCCGCGCGGCTCCGGGCTGCCCCACTGCGCGCGCGATCTCGCCGTAGGTCCGGACCTCTCCGGTAGGGATCCTGCGCAGAGCCGCCAGGACCTCCTGCTCGAACGGTCCGGCGCGGGTGAGATCCACCGGCCCGCCGAACGCCGTGCGGAGCCGCACCGCGCCCCTGACCGCATCCGCCAGCCATCGGGGCCGGGCAGCGCGGCGCACGGTCGTGCCGAGATAGCGGCCGGCATCGCGCTCGAACGCCTCGGACGAGGTAGCGATCCGGGCGAAGGCAGGCCCCAGTGATCCAAACGCCACGTAGAACGTGCCGAAGGGCAGCGCGAACGCGGCATAGGCGTATCCACCTGACGGCACGCGTGCACCGGTCGCCCGGGAAGCGATGCCCCCTGAGCCTGACAGCAGGCCCGACAGGTTGCCTCCGACCAGACCCGTCAGCGACGCCACGGGGCGGCCGTGGCGCGTGATGATCACCGGCTCCCCTGCCTGCACCGTGCGCAGCACTTCGTTCGTGCGGTTCTTCAGTTCGGCCGTGGACACGAGTCGCATTACCCACCTCCATATAGCACAAACTATGGCTATATGGTATCACCGGCCGCGGCGCTGTCAAGAGGCCGGGGCCCGCCGCCGGCCAAGTGGGCCTGCACGCGCGCGGCCAGCTTGGCACCCAGTACCTCGGCCAGCGCCTCCACCGGGGCGGCACGCACGCCGCGCACAGACCCGAACCGACGGATCAGGTCGCGCTTGCGGCGCTCGCCGATCCCCGGGATCTCATCCAGGACCGAGAACACGATCCGCCGCTCCCGTAGCCGACGGCCGGCCGCGTTCGCGAAACGGTGGGCCTCGTCGCGCAGGTGGCGGACCAGGTTCAGCGCCTGCGACTCCGCGGGGAGGCGCAGCGGCTCGGGCCTGCCCGTCAGGTACATCTCCTCCTGCTC contains these protein-coding regions:
- a CDS encoding iron chelate uptake ABC transporter family permease subunit; the encoded protein is MTARPRLPRSLPRTRPALEPALGLMLATVVCLAIATGPARIPLRTVVAVLLERLGVPLAATWTDATASIVLDLRLPRALLAVTVGAALAGAGAVFQGLLRNPLADPYIIGVSAGAAFGATLALTTGLAGSVLGVAATPMLAFAGAVGATTLVYSLARRGGDAPVEDLLLAGIAVSAFLAAVISWLQLAGGESLQRVIFWLMGGFSGRGWPHLAMAAPLVAVGLGIAWLYGRDLNSLLLGDEAARAMGVDVPRTRRLLVAAGAMMAAAAVSAAGLIGFVGLIVPHLMRLMVGPDHRRLVPASALGGAVLLVLADVAARSAVTATELPVGILTAALGAPFFLLVLLRERRRFWT
- a CDS encoding ABC transporter ATP-binding protein, which gives rise to MPLMPAVVMERVTRRFPSGRGEPGRDIVALDGVSLTVAAGGIFGLLGPNGAGKTTLLRLVSTLLSPSRGRIAVLGRDTRRYPEEVRRRIGAVLGGERSVYWRLSGRENLLYAGALHDLPPRVAAGRADELLRMVALTERADDLVERYSSGMRQRLALARALVHDPALLILDEPTAGMDPQAAAEVRALLAALARDGGRTVLIATHNLDEADRLCGTVAILDRGCLVALDRPGALKARLPADERTGGGAPTLEAVFMALTGRSLSAADQPAWPQ
- a CDS encoding type II toxin-antitoxin system prevent-host-death family antitoxin is translated as MRLVSTAELKNRTNEVLRTVQAGEPVIITRHGRPVASLTGLVGGNLSGLLSGSGGIASRATGARVPSGGYAYAAFALPFGTFYVAFGSLGPAFARIATSSEAFERDAGRYLGTTVRRAARPRWLADAVRGAVRLRTAFGGPVDLTRAGPFEQEVLAALRRIPTGEVRTYGEIARAVGQPGAARAVGTACARNPVPLLIPCHRVVRSDGGLGGYSLTGGVGLKRRLLESEGALPRLPLPRAAGRSR